In a single window of the Cucumis melo cultivar AY chromosome 11, USDA_Cmelo_AY_1.0, whole genome shotgun sequence genome:
- the LOC103499726 gene encoding NADH dehydrogenase [ubiquinone] 1 beta subcomplex subunit 9 isoform X1 produces the protein MSFSSTAGYLARRAAQKERVRILYRRALKDTLNWAVHRHLFYKDASDLRERFEANRHVENLDTIDKLIENGEASYDKWRHPDPYIVPWAPGGSKFTRNPIPPAGIEIIYDYGREDH, from the exons atgagCTTTTCATCGACGGCGGGATATTTGGCTCGGCGAGCCGCCCAGAAGGAGAGGGTTCGGATCCTTTACCGGCGAGCTCTCAAAGACACTCTCAACTGGGCCGTTCATCGCCATCTCTTTTACAAAGAT GCGTCGGACCTTCGGGAGAGATTCGAAGCGAACAGACATGTG GAAAATCTTGACACAATAGATAAGCTGATAGAGAATGGGGAAGCTTCCTATGATAAGTGGCGCCATCCTGATCCCTATATCG TTCCATGGGCTCCTGGTGGTTCTAAGTTTACAAGAAACCCAATTCCACCTGCAGGG ATCGAGATCATATATGACTATGGGCGGGAAGATCACTGA
- the LOC103499726 gene encoding NADH dehydrogenase [ubiquinone] 1 beta subcomplex subunit 9 isoform X2 — protein sequence MSFSSTAGYLARRAAQKERVRILYRRALKDTLNWAVHRHLFYKDASDLRERFEANRHENLDTIDKLIENGEASYDKWRHPDPYIVPWAPGGSKFTRNPIPPAGIEIIYDYGREDH from the exons atgagCTTTTCATCGACGGCGGGATATTTGGCTCGGCGAGCCGCCCAGAAGGAGAGGGTTCGGATCCTTTACCGGCGAGCTCTCAAAGACACTCTCAACTGGGCCGTTCATCGCCATCTCTTTTACAAAGAT GCGTCGGACCTTCGGGAGAGATTCGAAGCGAACAGACAT GAAAATCTTGACACAATAGATAAGCTGATAGAGAATGGGGAAGCTTCCTATGATAAGTGGCGCCATCCTGATCCCTATATCG TTCCATGGGCTCCTGGTGGTTCTAAGTTTACAAGAAACCCAATTCCACCTGCAGGG ATCGAGATCATATATGACTATGGGCGGGAAGATCACTGA